The nucleotide window AAACACACATGATTCTGTAACACTTCATACATTATAATGGGGTTTGTAATCTGTTTACTTCCAATTTATTAACTAACAATTACTATAATATTAACTTATTATAAAGCCTTTACAAACCCGATAACATATGTATTACCTATTATAGATGACAGTTAGTTCAAAAACAGTGTGTTGTATTTACCAAATATACATGGAATGCCCTGTAAAATGTAGTATTGGGAACTTTCTGCCATTGTTGATCAGAAAAGTAGACAAGATGTTTTTGGTATCTAGTTCACAGCCTTGCCCCTGAGCACTGTGGTCCAGCCCCAGAAGCAGGCCTCCTTTGAGTACTCCTTCATCCCTGCTCAGCCTATGGCTGGTCGTCCCTTCGGCCTGGTTATCCTACTCAACTACCAGGACAGTGAGGTGAGACTAGATTTattgattgtttttattattGGAATGTTTTGCATCTTCAGTATGCCCAGCTCATATGGGTTGTTGACCAGGTGTTCAGGCATCACCCTGACCAGGTTCAGAAGTTCCTTGGAATGTATGTCCTGAGGCGCTGATCTTGTGTTTTGACTGTTCCGCAGGGCAACGGTTTCCAGACGGCCATTTACAACCAGACCGTCACTATCGTTGAGCTGGAGGAAGGACTGGATGGAGAGACGTAAGCATTTCTTTGCATAAATCAATTCTATTTTTATGCCAGTAATTGGTTATTTTAATTTATGTTTTAGGTACATTTGTTAAAATATTTTAACTCATTTTTATAGTATAACATGTTTTCCTTTGTTTCTACTCCAGAATATTCATGTATATCTTCCTGACTGGATTGGTTGTCTTGGCGGTCTTTGGCATGTACCAGGTGCTGGAGTCTAGGACGGTACGAGTTTCATGAATCTAAATTGTCATAGTCTAAAATATCTCCACCTCTTTACATATGGTGTTGAATGTTACATTAAAAATGAGCACCAGGGTGAATGAAGTGATGACCTTTCATCTATGTTGTGCAGAGGAAGAGGTTCCCTGTGAAGGTGGAGACGGGCACTGGTGGGATGAACGGTGTGGACATAAGCTGGATTCCCCAAGAGACCCTCAACATCATGAGTAAGTTGAGCTTTGTCATGAGCTTTAATACTCTGTCATAGCTTTGTGCAGGAAGACAAATTCAAACTCTGCTTATAACAACCACTTTTTTGGAAGTGTACTTGAAAAGGCATCCTCTGTTTTAATCTTGTCTGTACAAAGATGAATATCAACTCAAATGGCTGTATtgaccatctctctttctctcacactctctcttactctctttgtctcgctctctcttacaGGCAAGGCATCGGCATCCCCTAAAGCCTCCCCAAGGAAACGCACCAAGAGAGCGGTGGGAGTAGATCAGTAAACCATTCCATGATGCGGCCGTCTTCATATCAATGTCCACCAGGCCCATGTTCAAGGCCCATGACATCACAACCGTCAACACCATCAACCTCTGCTCAACCTCTGGGTGGACCTAGTTAGTTATCCAAGAGCTTTTCGCCGCTGATACATAGGCATACGCCAAATGTCTCAATGTCAAGGGTTCTTGGACTGAAGAGACTGGTGTCACGAATGTGTCCCATTTAGACACCACTCTAGTTGAACATGGTCATAATTGTGCAAATTTGGCCCACATTTTGTTTAATTAAAGGAACTTGTTTTTTATCAATGTGTGGTTGAAACACTAAAGGACTGAGTCATTTAATCACCATGCCAGCTCCATGGAAGACATGGGGAAGACTTGGGGAGTTTTAGACCTGCCAAAGAAAGCTATAATGCTACACCAAGTATTTCAATCAAAATCTTTTTTTACttttacaaatgtatttaaatacTTAAATTCCTGAAGTATTATGATATTGAGCTTTTAGTTCTATTTCATTCAGTGCCTTAGTGGCTGACTCCCTGTCTGCACGGCCAGGAATTGAGATAGTGACCAAAAGGGTCTCCCAAGTTCCTCCAAGGGAAAGTTTTCCTTAATGTGGACCAGGTTTTTCAGTGTCATACTTTGGAATATCATAAAGATGCTTTGAAAGGCTCAGTGAAGAGAATTTCAAAAGAAAAGGCCATCAGCTACCAGGTTACATTGTTAAATGTGAATGATACAAATGCATTTGAAAAGGTACTTGCTTTCAGAGTCAGGTTTCATTTTTCCCAAACCATACTACAATAAATGTAACTGGTTGAATTatgaattataatttttttcacaCATACTAcgctgacactccaacacacacaaacgacatatgctcacacacacaaaacacacatgcatattgacgccacacactctttcacactcttcacacactgcagctactctgtttattatctatactgattgcctagtcacttttacctacatgtacatgttacctcagtcacctcaactacctcgtaccccagcacattgactcagtaccagtactccttgtactgtatatagccttgttattgttattttattgtgtttctatttcctttttattttatataattgTCTTTTtaaatctgcattgttgggaaagggctcttaagtaagcatttcatggtaaagtctacacctgttgtatttggagcatgtgacaaatacatttgttttgatttcatGCCTCAATTTATGAAGCTCTGAAATAAGCACTTTATTTGGACTTTTGATTTTGCTCAATATTATTCTCAGAGAAATCAAAGATGACTGATGTTAGATTGACAAGGGATCCGACTGAGAGGAGAGTGTCCATATGTACCAATGGGCTATTTGTCCGTCAGCAAATGAGAGACATGGGATGGCACTAAACGTATCTCTGGCGAAGAGCGTTGATGAAGTGAGAGAAGCGCTCTGAGACGAAGCACGCACGCGAGGGGCAGGTTAAGTAACGTCACAGTTGTTATCATGTTTTGGATCGAGAATAAACTGCAACTGATACTGCAAATGTCAATCGCCTCCTGGTAACCAGATAGGACGTCATAAGTAATTTATCTTGATCGATTCATCTTACTTCGCTTTGATTTTTTCCCTCAATTTATGAGCGACTTTGTCGGATCCCACAGATGGCGAGAGGCACCCTCCGCTGGGTTTGATATGGGAATGGGATTTACGTCAGCGAAGATTCTAATATTTTGTGCATGTATTACATTAGGTAAGACGGGTTCAATTATCGTTCTAGATACATATTTATTTGTAGAATAATAATTTGTCATATTACACGAATTTATTTTTCGACACCACTGTATTggctctgtttttataatatattgGATGAAACGTAATATTTTATTAATTAAGGGTGTAGGCTAAATGTAGATGTTGCATGCAGGGTGAGAATAGAGTTGTAGCCTACTATTTGACAGTGCCAAGCCTTTTTCATATTTTAAGTGCTTATCAATAACTCATTGTCACTCAGGTGTGTGCAGTTAGATTTTGGAGTGCTTGAATGATATTTGACCAGAAATAGACTTGCAGTGTTGTGCTGGTTTGGGGTCACAAAGTACTGAGTATGGCTGGAGGGTGGTCCGGAGGGGGACTAGGCCCCATCCTGAAGTTGGAGAATtgtgcatttttcaaacacctgaaacattTTTTCCCCTGCAATcaagagccataatcattatgcttaattctatgtaaaaaaataataatatgtacATTTCTCTGCATATTTAAGTTTACCTCTTGagctgtatcctcctgactggtggttctttttttaaagaaacaaaaTATGCTTCTCTGGTAAAatgattgaaaggaatgtgagttttattcagtaattgcttgcttttctgaagtctaccaaccttgccagcaggtaTGGCAGCTATTTAATTGTgtccttattttaccaggtaagttttATAATCTACAGGAACAACCCgcagaatagttacaggggagcaGAATGatccaattggaagctggggatgattagttggccatgatggtatgagggccagattgggaatttagccaggacaccagggttaacatttagccaggacaccagggttaacacccctactcttacaataagtgccattggatcttttagtgaccacagagattcaggacacctgtttaatgtcccatccagaagacagcaccctacacagggcaatgtccccaatcactgccctggggcattgggatcttttttTAGATCAGAGGAAATAGTGCCCTCTACTGGCCCtctaacaccacttccagcagcatctggtctcccatccaagacCAATCCTGCTTAGCTTTAgtggcaagccagcagtgggttgcagggtggtatgctgcttgaTTGATAGcatgaaatggcttcttggtagctagttatgaggttgggagattgatAACCTATCtaggctagctaaagccaacgtcataaaattgctaggtggccaGTAGTATTACagctaatatatattttgaaatatcattattattatacagtgccttgcaaaagtattcatcccccttggcgttatTCCTATTTTGTTggattacaacctgtaatttaaatagatttttatgtTGATTTCatttaatggacatacacaaaatagtcaaaattggttaagtgaaattttaaaaaattacttgtttcaaaaaaattcaaaaaaatgtaaaagtggtgtgtgcatatgtattcaccccctttgctatgaagcccctaaataagatctggtgcaaccaattaccttcagaagtcacataattagttaaataaagttaacctgtgtgcaatctaagtgtcacatgatctgtcacatgatctcattatatatacacctgttctgaaaggccccagagtctgcaacaccactaagcaagccgcaccaccaagcaagcgtcaccatgaagaccaaggagctctccaaagttgtggagaagtacagatcagggttggattataaaaaaacatctgaaactttgaacatcccacggagcaccgttaaatccattattaaaaaatggaaagaaaatggcaccacaacaaacctgccaaagaGAGGACAGCCCACCAAAACTGACGGACCAGGCAATGGGTGTGCCACAGGTGCCACaggggggtgccacagggttcaatcctatgggggtgccacagggttcaatcctcgggccgactctcttctctgtatacatcaatgatgttgctcttgctgctggtgattctctgatacacctctacgcagacgacaccattctgtatacttctggcccctctttggacactgtgtcaactaaactccagacgagcttcaatgccatacaactctccttccgtggcctccaactgctcttaaatgcaagtaaaactaaatgcatgctattcaaccgatcactgcccgcacctgctcgcccgtccagcatcactactctggacggctctgacttagaatacgtggacaactacaaataccttggtgtctggttagactgtaaactctccttccagactcacattaagcatctccaatccaaagttaaatctagaatcggcttcctatatcgcaacaaagcatccttcactcatgctggcaaacataccctcgtaaaattgaccatcctaccgatccttgacttcggtgatgtcatctataaaatagcctccaacactctactcaacaaactggatgcagtctatcacagtgccatccgttttgtcaccaaagccccatacactacccgcCATTGCGaactgtacgctctcgttggttggccctcgcttcatactcgtcgccaaacccactggctacaggttatctacaagtctctgctaggtaaagccccgccttatctcagctcactagtcaccatagcagcacccactcgtagcacgcgctccagtaggtatatctctctggccacccccaaagccaattcctcctttggtcatctttccttccagttctctgctgccaatgactggaacgaactgcaaaaatctctgaagctggaaacacttatctccctcactagctttaagcaccagctgtcagagcagctcacagattactgcacctgtacatagcccatctataatttagcccaaacaactaccgcttcccctactgtatttatttatttatttatttagcttctttgcaccccattatttctatttctactttgcacattcttccactgcaaatctaccattccagtgttttacttgctatgttGTATTTacatcgccaccatggcctttttttgcctttacctcccttatctcacctcatttgctcacactgtatatagacttatttgtCTACTGTATtatgactgtatgttttgtttattccatgtgtaactctgtgtaactctgtgttgttgtatgtgtcaaattgctatgctttatcttggccaggtcgcagttgcaaatgagaacttgttctcaactagcctacctggttaaataaagtttaataaaaaaatatattaaaaaatgaGGGCATTaatagagagaggcagagaggacaacaaagagaccaaagataaagCAACACtagagtggtttaaggggaaacatttaaatgtcttggaatggcctagtcaaagcccagacctcaatccaattgagaatctgtggtatgacttaaagattgctgtacaccagcggaacccatcctacttgaaggagctggagcagttttgccttgaagaatgggcaaaaatcccagtggctagaagtgccaagcttataaagacataccccaagagacttgcagctgtaattgctgcaaaaagtgtctctacaaagtattgacttttggggggggtgaataattatgcacgctcaagttttcagttgttttgtcttatttcttgtttgattcacaatttaaaaaaaatgtcatcttcaaagtggtaggcatgttgtgtaaatcacatgatacaaaccccccaaaaatctattttatttccaggttgtaaagcaacaaaataggaaaaatgccaagggggtgaatacttttgcaagccactgtatttggGGAGGGGGCATTGGATTTAATGTGCAGTGGGACACTGCAAATGATCCAGGCAAGCAACCAAATCTGGGGGCAGTTGCTCTATTCTCAGAATCCCAATATAACCCATGCCTTGATATACTTCAATGTTTTCTATGCCTTAAAATCAATCATTCAAGCTTATATAACAGACAGTGGCTATTACAGTGGCTTTGGACACCTTATCCCTGACACCTGACCCCTGAGCCTAAGTGATCAATAcgggggtgggagggaggaggtaGATGGGAGAGAATTGTGACATGAACCATTCTCACAGGTAGCCTATGCTGATTATATCTATTGGCAACGGACATATCTGCTGATGGCATCATCCACCCTTTGAAGCATCTCTAAATCACAGGAGGACAAATATCTCCAAAGCAATCTCGTCATTAAAACTACATTGAGAGGCCATTTTGAAAGACTGGAAGAAAAACGTTAGCCAAACTTCCTGGGAGGGATGCTGAGAGCTGTTATGTCTCTGTTTCCTCCATTTTAACTCCAAGAACAACAAAGGAGGGTGACCTACTTTTGGCATCCTCCCATTTGTTTCAGAAGACACTCTTCGCTTCAAACAGGGAGATGGATAAAGATCtggatcagtggaggctggtgggaggagctataggagtacGGGCTCATTgtcatggctggaatggaattaattgaacGGTATCAaaaacatcaaacatatggaaaccacatgtttgactacATTCCATTCACTGCATTCctgccattacaatgagcccgtcatCCTACAGCTTCTCTCACCAGCGTCCACTGATCTAGATAAAGATGATACTAGAGCCTATTGTTATTCTATCATGACATAAAACAATTATATTTGGCCTCTGTAAGAGCAATGGCTGAATTGTACAATAAAACCTATGGTAAAAATGAACAAGCAGGATATGTACCATATGGATACAATATTATTTTTTTCACAACAGGCAATATAATGGcctttctttccttaatgcatttggatgtatttttctctctgtgtgtgttttgcagtGTCCCTGGCTGTGGCAAGAGACTCAGCGGCGGATGTGAAGTGTGAGAATATTTACAGGGACTTCTCTGACTGTGTTCTGGAGCTGGGGGAGAGCATGGATAACTACCAGGAGAATGTGACCAGCGAGATGGGAGTGGAAGCTGTGTGTAggtgagaggggtgtgtgtgtctgtgtgcatgtgtgtgtgtgcaacgtACAGCATCCTCTACATAGCTGCATCTGTGTTTGCAATGCACCGGGATCTCATGGGACCTGATTACTCTTACGACTGGGGTGAAACAAGTTCCCTTTGCAGCATCAGATCTAATTTCTGTGGCTACAAAATAAAGCTGGGTTGATCTTGCAAAACGCTAGAATAAAAACTGTTACAGTTTCACTGGACAGTAGTATAAAAAACATTAATAAACCAAAAATACTCCTGTAAAACACACCTTTGGCCATGTGTGTTACAGGTGAGCTTTGAAGCCTGGCATGTGAGGCGATTAAAGTGCCagataaatcaaatcaatgaCATTCTTCAATCCAATAGATTGAAAACCAATGGCATGTTTTCATGTCAAATATGAAACAGGTAGTGGATTTGTGGAAGACCCTCTTGTAAAGCACTTTgagacaactactgatgtaaaaagggctttataaaatatatttgactgATTCATTGATTGATCTTTCATCCCTAGCCACTGGGAGGCGTTCCACACGTGTGCCCTGACGGCACTGTCCGGGTGTCAGGAGGAGGTGGGCTCCATCTGGGAGACCCTAAGAGAAGACTCCAGGAAGATCCGCTTCCAGGGCAGCCTCTTTGACCTGTGCAGCCCTAGCTCGGCCCCAAGCCTGCGCTcgcctctaccccctctacccctGCTGTTCCTGGGCTTGCTGATCCTGGGAGGGCCCATCTGGCCCTCCACATAGGTGGGGGATGCCTCTCTCCTCCTCGCTTCCGCCCCCATGCGCTCTCACATTCCCTGAGGCGGGGTGAGTAGCGAGACGATCAGTGAGTAGAGAGGGGATATGGATTGAAGATTAGGTTAGCATACATAGCCATGTCTCTATGAAGACACCATTGATATCTATAGTACTGGGTAATCAGAAGGCTATGATATCACAGAGCCATTTATGTCTATGGAGAGATGAATGGATACCTATGGCTCTGGGTTACCCACCATAGATGTCTATGGCACTAAGTAATTATAGGGTTATGTTATCAGGGCCTTAGATGTTAATGTCATCAATATCTAGGAGTCTGGATAAACATACATATCCAAGACCCAAGCAATTGTAATGAAATGACCTACTACAGTATACGCCTATGAAAAAAAGCCATTGGTCTGTTTTGTTGACAATCAAATTAATTCTTTATAAACAATGACCTTTTGACCCCTACACACCAGCCCCAAATGGTTGGAGTTGCATGGCTGCTATAATGACACCAAAAAGGTATTTTCTGTATGTTTGCTCTGTTAAACCGTTTCTTTGGTCATCCTGTTAGTCAGTAGGTGCTGTTAAAGTCAGGTAATGCTCTTAACTGAAAATATTGTAAAAAATTGTTGAGGTAGATTATGCTCTTATCTGAAAATATCATTCCTTGCTTTATTATgcaccttacagtaaaatgcctAAATTATTGTTAGTAATTGTGGATGAAGGACAATAGTCTAGTTAGTTTCTCTCTTGCCAACTAGTTATTGTACCTGAAAATGATCGCTGGTTATGTGAGAATGTTCAGCGTTGTTTTATGAACCTGTGTTTTGTATGGAAGTCCAAGTGTTTGGCTGTTAATTCATTTTATATCATTGACTCCACAACTATATACAATTGTACACAGTTCACTTCCAAGCACATTCACCCTTACACAAAACGCACAGCATACTGAGTAGAAATAAAGACGAGGTAATGCCACAAATATTCACTTTATTATGGAAGCTAAAATATATAGGACTTAAGTCATAGGATTCTCCTATGGCACCACCCTGCATTGTTAGGGCTAATGCCTCAATGCATTACAATATTTGATTTTGTCAACAGTTGTAATATAACATCAAACTGAGTCaatataaatgtaaaatgtaagtaATTTGTAGTTTTATAGCAACATGTGGTGTTATTGTATAGCTTCTCCGTTTCTACTCTCAGACTGAATAGGCAATGAGGGGTGAATCCTGATTTAGGAATTTATGCCTTTCCTACACACTTCTCAGtatattcagacttaccttattgAGTCGCGTAACGCGCTCTGCAGGCATGGCTACCTTGCGCACTCTGAATAAATgtaaaaccctcccacttgctggccaccATATTTTCTAGATGAGTTTTCATTCAATGGTGTTTTCAGTACATGcatcttaagccatccctttaaatacagtgtaacttattttttttaatttcacctttatttaaccagataggccagttgagaacaagttctcatttacaactgcaacctggccaagataaagcaaagcagtgcgacaaaataaaaaatacagtggTTTGTGTCAAACTGAAAGCTGTCATATTCAAGTTCAATCCATAAAATATTGGAAGGTGGAAAAAAAGAGTACAATAGAGGTTGAACAATAATCCTATAAATCTACTCTAATTCCCACTAATCATGGAATTGTATGACAACAGTCCAGTCGTGTGTTCTTagttccataatgattcaaataggctacatgtcccaacTTATTGCACAGCGTT belongs to Salvelinus namaycush isolate Seneca chromosome 20, SaNama_1.0, whole genome shotgun sequence and includes:
- the LOC120065228 gene encoding translocon-associated protein subunit alpha — translated: MFNFGSKILLLLLVAFSCGLISFGQVSADSESAEDISPDSTVDEEEEEEEDEVLVEEDQVPGSETEDDIDEDAAVGDVTSHPDADTTIVFVTGEEFPANEIVKFLVGFTNKGSQDFTVHSLEASFRYPQDFQFYIQNFTALPLSTVVQPQKQASFEYSFIPAQPMAGRPFGLVILLNYQDSEGNGFQTAIYNQTVTIVELEEGLDGETIFMYIFLTGLVVLAVFGMYQVLESRTRKRFPVKVETGTGGMNGVDISWIPQETLNIMSKASASPKASPRKRTKRAVGVDQ
- the LOC120064567 gene encoding neuritin-like, with translation MSDFVGSHRWREAPSAGFDMGMGFTSAKILIFCACITLVSLAVARDSAADVKCENIYRDFSDCVLELGESMDNYQENVTSEMGVEAVCSHWEAFHTCALTALSGCQEEVGSIWETLREDSRKIRFQGSLFDLCSPSSAPSLRSPLPPLPLLFLGLLILGGPIWPST